Proteins encoded within one genomic window of Parachlamydia sp. AcF125:
- a CDS encoding YitT family protein, which produces MKDSSVASSKPFSSHVLDYVFMAIGAFLAAFSISVFLIPSNLIDGGIVGVAMIFGYMFKQSLFPLFLFIFNLPFLYLAYKHIGKGFLIHMLYAVILFIGCVVFIESVLHVEFHGDSVEVVVIGGAILGIGIGLIIRYGGCLDGTEILGLIINKKTGFTVGQVVLVCNIFIFGGAGIAFQDWHSPLLSLITYMVASKVMDSVIVGLDETKSMLIISKYSNAIAQAIIHELGLGLTIMYGRGGYSGDAREILYVIVERLQLAELKELIYREDPSAFIAIENLHEVANGNQGPKTDRNQKWIEFFVSRTLGTKKA; this is translated from the coding sequence ATGAAAGATTCATCAGTTGCTTCCTCTAAGCCTTTCTCCAGCCATGTTTTGGATTATGTCTTTATGGCTATCGGAGCTTTTCTAGCCGCTTTTTCTATTTCGGTTTTCCTAATTCCCAGCAATTTAATTGACGGCGGCATCGTCGGCGTTGCGATGATTTTCGGGTACATGTTCAAGCAAAGCCTGTTTCCACTCTTTCTATTTATCTTCAATCTCCCCTTTCTATATCTCGCTTACAAGCATATAGGGAAGGGATTTTTAATTCATATGCTGTATGCTGTGATTCTTTTTATAGGATGTGTTGTCTTTATTGAATCCGTCTTGCACGTTGAATTTCATGGAGATTCAGTGGAAGTGGTAGTCATCGGTGGAGCTATTTTAGGAATTGGAATTGGCTTAATTATCCGTTACGGAGGTTGCTTGGATGGCACAGAAATCCTCGGCTTGATCATCAATAAAAAAACGGGATTTACGGTTGGGCAAGTGGTGCTCGTGTGCAATATTTTTATCTTTGGAGGGGCAGGAATTGCTTTCCAAGATTGGCACTCTCCTCTCCTTTCTCTGATCACCTATATGGTGGCAAGTAAAGTGATGGATTCAGTCATCGTAGGATTAGATGAAACCAAGTCCATGTTGATTATCTCAAAATATTCCAATGCCATTGCACAAGCCATTATCCATGAACTCGGCTTAGGATTAACCATTATGTACGGGCGTGGAGGATACTCTGGAGATGCCAGAGAAATTTTGTATGTCATTGTGGAACGGCTTCAACTGGCAGAACTTAAAGAGTTAATTTATCGAGAAGATCCTTCGGCATTTATTGCCATTGAAAATTTACATGAGGTCGCCAATGGAAATCAAGGCCCTAAAACAGATCGCAACCAAAAATGGATTGAATTTTTTGTTTCCCGCACCTTGGGA
- a CDS encoding sugar transferase, whose protein sequence is MSSLSKKFEVQVKHNPIKRTFDIFFSLFALLFCFPLFLIIAISIKLSSKGPIFFSHERIGRGGKPFKCYKFRTMYPDAEARLKEMLVICPKTQEEWNQTHKLKDDPRVTPLGSFLRKTSLDEFPQFWNVLKGDLSVVGPRPVVQDEIAKHYGIKAADILRLRPGITGPWQVSGRNDVSYDTRIMLDQKYVEDHSIILDLKLIAKTIPAIFTSKGAY, encoded by the coding sequence ATGAGCAGCCTATCTAAAAAATTTGAAGTACAGGTTAAGCATAACCCTATAAAAAGAACCTTTGATATTTTTTTTAGTCTATTTGCCCTTCTTTTTTGTTTTCCTTTGTTTCTCATCATTGCAATTAGCATTAAGCTATCTTCAAAAGGTCCTATCTTTTTCTCCCATGAGCGCATTGGTAGAGGGGGGAAACCTTTTAAATGCTACAAATTTCGCACCATGTATCCTGATGCAGAAGCTCGCTTAAAGGAAATGCTTGTTATCTGTCCCAAAACACAGGAGGAATGGAACCAAACCCATAAACTCAAAGACGATCCACGTGTAACTCCCTTAGGATCTTTTTTACGCAAAACGTCTCTGGATGAATTCCCTCAATTTTGGAATGTCTTAAAAGGAGATTTAAGCGTGGTCGGCCCTCGCCCCGTTGTCCAAGATGAGATTGCAAAACACTACGGCATTAAGGCGGCAGATATTTTACGCCTACGTCCAGGAATCACAGGCCCTTGGCAAGTTTCAGGCCGCAATGATGTCTCCTATGACACCCGAATTATGTTGGATCAAAAATACGTTGAGGATCACTCGATTATTCTCGACCTTAAACTTATTGCTAAAACGATCCCTGCTATTTTTACTTCTAAAGGGGCTTATTAA
- a CDS encoding mreD has translation MNLSSKNLPAVFLVALLFTLITPVFFPALRILFFSPFLIVLFYKKKLPTCLWSACLCGLIIDLLSSHSRLGLHAFAYVCATGVLFRFKRHFFADSLSTLPLMTFFFSSVTSIILLLLVRMLEKNIQIQPSWILTDLLFFSAIDALYGFCVYILPAWLFGKPIRKGREYFSENSFEKG, from the coding sequence ATGAATCTCTCTTCTAAAAATCTTCCAGCTGTTTTTTTAGTGGCTTTGCTTTTTACTCTCATCACTCCTGTATTTTTCCCAGCTTTGCGCATTTTATTTTTTTCTCCTTTTTTAATTGTCCTTTTTTATAAAAAAAAACTGCCCACCTGTTTATGGAGTGCTTGTCTATGCGGATTAATTATCGACCTGCTTTCCTCACACTCTCGTCTCGGCTTACACGCTTTTGCTTATGTCTGCGCCACAGGGGTTTTATTTCGTTTTAAACGCCATTTTTTTGCGGATAGCCTGAGCACTCTTCCATTAATGACTTTCTTTTTTTCTTCGGTCACTTCTATTATTTTACTACTACTTGTTCGCATGCTTGAGAAAAACATTCAAATTCAACCTAGCTGGATCTTAACAGATCTTCTCTTTTTTTCAGCTATAGATGCCTTGTATGGTTTTTGTGTTTACATCCTTCCTGCATGGCTATTTGGAAAGCCTATCCGTAAAGGGCGAGAATATTTTAGCGAAAACAGCTTTGAAAAAGGCTAG
- a CDS encoding UDP-glucose/GDP-mannose dehydrogenase family protein encodes MDLLIIGTGYVGLVTGTCLAEMGHHVLCLDIDHQKIDRLNQGVIPIYEPGLEEMVKRNVKAGRLQFTTDYARAVASALVCFICVDTPVSPDGKANLTYVKNVARSLAQHMQEYRIIVSKSTVPVGTAKELSSLIQEVLEERQVKIEFDLVSNPEFLKEGDAIHDFMKPDRVIIGTDNERVSEIMREIYSPFMLSHDRLIIMDVPSAELTKYAANAMLATRISFMNELAGFCELTGADINKIRKGIGADKRIGYNFLYAGAGFGGSCFPKDIRALCAHAKSLRYPTPLLEAVFSVNERQKRTLGEKICAYFAQKEEQGLRGKTIAVWGLAFKPETDDMREAPSIKLIEHLLAEGAQVRVFDPVALENGRKIFGTHEAVHFCSSEQETAQGADAIALITEWKQFRFLDFKTILKVMKGNAFFDGRNQYHPEDMSKKGFDYISIGRLQALAEQPRTFLDSKIPPLEDHASANLNLLS; translated from the coding sequence ATGGATTTATTAATAATTGGCACCGGATATGTGGGATTAGTCACAGGCACGTGTCTTGCTGAAATGGGACACCACGTGTTATGTTTGGATATCGACCACCAGAAGATTGATCGTCTGAATCAAGGGGTAATTCCGATTTATGAACCTGGATTGGAAGAAATGGTTAAACGAAACGTGAAAGCTGGCCGCTTGCAGTTTACCACTGACTATGCTCGTGCAGTTGCCTCTGCGCTGGTGTGCTTCATCTGTGTGGATACACCTGTTTCACCAGATGGAAAAGCAAATCTTACATATGTCAAAAATGTGGCGCGTTCCTTAGCACAACATATGCAGGAATATCGAATTATTGTGAGTAAATCTACGGTTCCTGTAGGAACAGCAAAGGAGCTTTCTTCTTTAATCCAAGAAGTGTTAGAGGAACGTCAGGTAAAAATTGAATTCGATCTCGTCTCTAATCCCGAATTTTTAAAAGAGGGAGATGCTATTCATGATTTTATGAAGCCCGATCGCGTTATCATTGGAACGGATAATGAGCGCGTGAGCGAAATCATGCGGGAAATCTACTCTCCTTTTATGTTAAGTCACGACCGTTTAATTATTATGGATGTTCCCTCCGCTGAACTGACTAAATACGCGGCCAATGCCATGTTAGCCACGCGCATCTCCTTTATGAATGAATTAGCGGGATTCTGTGAGCTTACAGGGGCAGATATCAATAAAATTCGCAAAGGAATCGGGGCAGATAAAAGGATTGGTTACAATTTTCTCTATGCCGGCGCTGGCTTTGGAGGTTCTTGTTTTCCAAAAGATATCCGTGCACTCTGTGCCCATGCCAAATCGTTGAGATATCCTACCCCCTTGCTAGAGGCCGTTTTTTCTGTCAATGAACGTCAAAAAAGGACGTTAGGTGAAAAAATCTGCGCTTATTTTGCTCAAAAAGAGGAACAAGGGCTCAGAGGGAAAACCATTGCCGTATGGGGCCTCGCTTTTAAACCCGAAACAGATGATATGCGCGAAGCGCCTTCCATTAAATTGATCGAGCATCTTCTTGCTGAAGGAGCTCAAGTACGCGTCTTTGACCCCGTAGCTCTTGAAAATGGGCGCAAAATCTTTGGGACACATGAAGCTGTCCATTTCTGCTCAAGTGAACAAGAAACGGCTCAAGGAGCTGATGCGATTGCTTTAATTACGGAATGGAAACAGTTTCGCTTTCTCGACTTTAAAACCATTTTAAAAGTCATGAAGGGTAACGCCTTTTTTGATGGACGGAACCAATATCATCCGGAAGATATGTCAAAAAAAGGATTTGACTATATTAGTATCGGTCGGCTACAAGCTTTAGCTGAACAACCCAGAACCTTTTTAGATTCAAAAATTCCACCCCTCGAGGATCATGCTTCAGCCAATCTCAACCTGCTGTCTTAA
- a CDS encoding DUF202 domain-containing protein gives MNFNQNERLDPRVSLAQERTSLAMEQTRLANQRTFLSWIRTGLAGVGGGIGVVRLLTFENPLHAHTARIVGIILILWGILIFILSLIEYKQNTSKLNLSYQGGISIQTFCILTFTLAVLSVALLFII, from the coding sequence GTGAACTTCAACCAGAATGAAAGACTCGATCCGCGTGTATCACTGGCCCAAGAAAGAACGTCCCTTGCTATGGAACAGACTCGCCTTGCAAACCAGCGCACCTTTTTGTCATGGATAAGAACAGGCTTAGCGGGGGTTGGGGGAGGAATTGGAGTGGTGCGTTTGCTTACTTTTGAAAATCCCCTCCATGCGCACACGGCAAGAATAGTGGGAATTATCCTCATCCTTTGGGGGATTTTAATTTTTATCCTATCCTTAATTGAATATAAACAAAACACTTCTAAGCTTAATCTTTCTTATCAAGGAGGGATTTCTATCCAAACGTTTTGTATCCTGACTTTCACTTTAGCGGTTTTATCGGTAGCCTTACTGTTTATTATTTAG
- a CDS encoding LPS-assembly protein LptD, with protein MCTYLRCHLKNFKWLKIYPFLVGLFVFLSGNCLFAEKEEKLTNELFEQRITVDLRSPSFSDGVLHTDQGGIIQGRDIRIQAKEITYTKKKTICFLNAKDSVMLELGDYVFVGSHLEFDFQTNSGVIYGARTGIEPWYLGGKKIELCSDGSYIIHQGFVTTSENYTPEWQISSDEASLTDQRNVSAKNVYFSFVKMPLFWLPTFKINLNTILDNPIRYNVRWGGRQGPRIGMTYEVFSWNNFKTFFRVDYRIRRGPGAGFETYYRSPDHRTQFQSISYLARDSSLLHPSEKIRYRFQGVYRTSVLDDKVTIDLTYDKLSDKEMAADYQDKSLELETALRTKLHVRRQHERWITNFFTIVRLNGFQTLKQELPAIETSWRPFLISPAGVITDIHFTASYLDFVYATPNKWNAPNYHSSRAAYTQRFYRSWKVGIFNISPEIGGKLIYYGNSPQKDDKLLTFGNFGFNTHTKFERLYENFKHIIQPYAQYRYLTSPTVSPNDHYIFDIDDGWYRLNMLRFGINQSLYCKEKRGGLQRPIFADLYAYAFFNTPTLSKTIPKVYAQIRCTSFETLRHILVTSWDFERQQLDEFNFHTDWTINQNVAFACEYRHRSACHWRKVNHANFILDSFHKEASLKNSSLSDRRDTLLLHLFYRFHPCWSVEFQSRHGWHRMKEPSYNEFEIDLNTIIRSCWHVQLAYRHKEDDDRLALYLTIGMKRPDTSGKKSFWPSLEF; from the coding sequence ATGTGTACTTATTTGCGATGCCACCTTAAAAACTTCAAATGGTTAAAAATCTACCCTTTTTTAGTAGGTTTATTTGTCTTCCTGTCAGGAAATTGCTTATTTGCCGAAAAAGAGGAGAAATTAACCAATGAGCTTTTTGAGCAAAGAATCACGGTTGATTTACGCTCCCCTTCTTTTTCCGATGGAGTTTTGCACACAGATCAAGGTGGCATTATTCAAGGACGCGACATTCGTATTCAAGCGAAAGAAATTACCTATACTAAAAAAAAAACGATTTGCTTTTTAAACGCTAAAGACTCTGTCATGCTAGAGCTTGGCGATTATGTTTTTGTGGGATCTCACTTAGAGTTTGATTTTCAAACAAATTCGGGGGTGATTTACGGAGCAAGAACAGGCATAGAACCGTGGTATTTAGGAGGTAAAAAAATTGAACTATGCTCAGATGGCAGCTATATAATCCATCAGGGGTTTGTAACCACTTCGGAAAATTACACGCCTGAATGGCAAATTTCTTCAGATGAGGCTTCTTTAACAGATCAACGCAATGTATCCGCCAAAAATGTCTATTTTTCTTTTGTAAAAATGCCTCTGTTTTGGCTTCCCACTTTTAAGATAAACTTAAATACAATTCTGGACAATCCTATTCGCTATAATGTGCGGTGGGGCGGAAGACAGGGTCCTCGTATTGGCATGACTTATGAAGTGTTTTCTTGGAACAACTTTAAAACATTTTTCCGAGTAGATTACCGTATTCGGCGTGGGCCTGGAGCAGGTTTTGAAACGTATTACCGCTCTCCTGATCATCGCACCCAATTTCAATCAATCAGTTATCTTGCCAGGGATTCCTCTCTTCTGCATCCCAGTGAAAAAATACGCTACCGCTTTCAAGGCGTTTACCGCACTTCTGTATTAGACGATAAAGTCACGATTGATCTGACATATGATAAGCTTAGCGACAAAGAGATGGCAGCCGATTACCAAGATAAAAGCCTGGAATTAGAAACCGCTTTACGCACCAAGTTACATGTCCGAAGGCAACACGAACGGTGGATTACAAATTTTTTCACGATTGTGCGGCTTAATGGCTTTCAAACGTTGAAGCAAGAATTGCCTGCCATTGAAACAAGTTGGAGACCTTTTTTAATAAGCCCCGCAGGCGTCATCACTGATATCCATTTTACAGCCTCCTATCTGGATTTTGTCTACGCCACACCTAATAAATGGAATGCCCCCAATTACCACTCAAGCCGCGCCGCTTACACTCAACGGTTCTACCGTTCTTGGAAAGTGGGTATTTTTAATATAAGCCCTGAGATAGGAGGTAAATTAATATATTACGGCAATAGCCCCCAAAAAGATGATAAATTGCTGACATTTGGAAATTTTGGATTTAATACTCATACAAAATTTGAACGTTTGTACGAAAATTTCAAGCATATCATACAACCGTATGCGCAATATCGTTATTTGACAAGCCCTACAGTATCGCCGAACGATCATTATATTTTTGATATTGATGATGGTTGGTACCGCCTCAACATGTTGCGTTTTGGAATTAACCAGAGCTTATATTGCAAAGAAAAAAGAGGGGGCCTGCAACGTCCTATTTTTGCCGATTTATACGCTTATGCTTTTTTTAATACTCCCACACTCTCTAAAACTATTCCTAAAGTTTATGCTCAAATTCGATGCACTTCCTTTGAAACTCTCCGCCATATCTTAGTCACTTCTTGGGACTTTGAACGTCAGCAATTAGATGAATTTAATTTTCACACTGATTGGACCATTAATCAAAATGTGGCCTTTGCGTGCGAATATCGGCACCGCAGCGCTTGCCATTGGAGGAAAGTTAACCACGCCAATTTTATTCTCGATTCTTTTCATAAGGAAGCTTCTTTAAAGAATTCCTCCCTTTCTGATCGCCGCGATACTCTTTTATTGCACCTTTTCTATCGTTTTCATCCTTGCTGGTCGGTGGAATTTCAATCGCGCCATGGCTGGCACCGCATGAAGGAGCCTTCTTATAATGAATTTGAGATCGACCTTAATACTATTATTCGCTCATGCTGGCATGTCCAGCTTGCTTATCGACATAAAGAAGATGACGATCGGCTTGCTCTCTACTTAACTATTGGCATGAAACGCCCAGACACATCGGGCAAAAAAAGTTTTTGGCCTTCTTTAGAGTTTTAA
- the surE gene encoding 5'/3'-nucleotidase SurE, giving the protein MSQSNRPFILVTNDDGIHAPGIKHLWQAISSFADVAVVAPSAEQSAVGLSITVRSPLHIEKITWPTNIPVWSVSGTPADCVKLGLNVILDRAPDLILSGINRGTNAGRNVLYSGTIGGVIEGIMRNIPGIAFSCYDSHDPAYSLAEQYVPLIVQHILQHPLPSGTFLNVNFPSKHFQEIKGIKLTRQGKEYWIENPDKREHPNQGHSYYWLGAKLAKFEEEADSDISLLQQGYLTAVPVHVGELTDHRHLTAHREHFERLTL; this is encoded by the coding sequence ATGAGTCAATCTAACCGACCTTTTATTCTAGTGACTAATGATGATGGAATTCACGCTCCAGGAATTAAGCATTTATGGCAAGCAATTTCCTCATTTGCCGATGTAGCGGTTGTTGCGCCGTCAGCTGAACAATCCGCTGTAGGTCTTTCCATTACAGTGCGTAGCCCTTTACATATTGAAAAAATTACCTGGCCTACAAATATCCCTGTGTGGAGCGTGTCGGGAACCCCTGCCGATTGCGTCAAGTTGGGTTTGAATGTCATTTTAGATCGGGCCCCTGATTTAATTTTGTCTGGTATCAATCGCGGAACAAATGCAGGGCGCAATGTCCTTTATAGCGGAACAATCGGTGGGGTGATTGAAGGAATTATGCGTAACATTCCTGGAATTGCTTTTTCTTGTTATGATTCTCACGATCCCGCTTACTCACTTGCAGAACAATATGTCCCTTTAATCGTTCAACATATTCTGCAGCATCCGCTTCCTAGCGGCACCTTTTTAAATGTTAACTTTCCTTCAAAGCACTTCCAGGAAATTAAAGGAATCAAGTTAACGCGTCAAGGAAAGGAATATTGGATCGAAAATCCGGATAAACGAGAACATCCCAATCAAGGGCATTCTTATTATTGGCTGGGAGCTAAATTAGCGAAATTTGAAGAAGAAGCCGATTCCGACATCTCCCTCCTTCAGCAAGGTTACTTAACCGCTGTCCCTGTACACGTAGGAGAGCTAACTGATCATCGTCACCTCACCGCTCATCGTGAACATTTTGAAAGGCTCACCCTATAA
- a CDS encoding aminotransferase class IV, with the protein MYKAIYFNGQFYPADAPLFTAKERSFLYGDGFFTSIRLLNGEATHLSLHFERLKKSAEALNISFASICTKAIQKLIFLNQAETGLWKLKIIITGGDTTPLMLHYRQGKVLMTLAPYEAPPFQPLSLGLFPEPILRPFARYKTLSYLDQLAVKHMALVQGVDDMLILSSKNELLETAFSNIFWMHEKTLYTPSPELPLLYGVGLQSIEKMVVKKDWKIQYGAYRLEEIPVNAQVYVCNALMGFRPIIQIASRVFVRDPSLEHLLNNKQ; encoded by the coding sequence ATGTATAAGGCCATTTATTTTAACGGACAATTTTACCCAGCCGACGCCCCTTTATTTACAGCTAAGGAACGCTCATTTTTATATGGAGATGGTTTTTTCACCTCCATCCGCCTCTTAAACGGGGAGGCAACACACCTCTCCTTACACTTCGAACGTTTAAAAAAAAGTGCAGAAGCCTTAAATATTTCTTTCGCCTCAATTTGCACAAAAGCTATTCAAAAGCTTATCTTTCTTAATCAAGCTGAAACTGGCTTGTGGAAGCTAAAAATTATCATTACAGGAGGAGATACGACTCCCTTAATGCTTCATTATCGGCAAGGCAAAGTCTTAATGACTTTAGCTCCTTATGAAGCCCCCCCATTCCAGCCTCTTTCTTTAGGCCTTTTCCCCGAACCTATCTTACGCCCTTTTGCTCGCTACAAAACGCTCTCTTATCTCGATCAATTAGCCGTAAAGCATATGGCGTTAGTTCAAGGAGTTGACGATATGCTCATTTTGTCTTCCAAAAATGAACTTCTCGAAACAGCTTTTTCAAACATTTTTTGGATGCATGAAAAAACTCTTTATACCCCTTCTCCTGAATTACCTTTGTTGTATGGTGTCGGTTTGCAAAGTATTGAAAAGATGGTCGTGAAAAAAGATTGGAAAATTCAATATGGAGCCTATCGATTAGAAGAAATTCCCGTAAATGCCCAAGTCTATGTGTGCAATGCTTTGATGGGCTTTCGCCCAATCATTCAAATTGCAAGCCGCGTGTTTGTGCGAGATCCATCCCTGGAACACTTGCTAAATAATAAACAGTAA
- a CDS encoding polyprenyl synthetase family protein translates to MLQPISTCCLKHREKICVEEFQQEALQHIEDCLDKLLPETHTSYQQLFDAARYSLLGGGKRIRPLLTLAVTQALTGTFISAIQPACALELIHTYSLIHDDLPSMDNDDFRRGKPSLHKVFPEGHAILTGDFLLTYAFEVVCSSSHLTASQIVELVSLLAKSAGGHGMIAGQIMDISAVNQTLTLANLQKIHQTKTGALITCAIEFGAILSNCSLTERHLLQQFGNEVGLAFQILDDILDITSSHAKHGGSVASDLKNNKTTYATLLGVEKAQLLASEHVKSALAKLEKLPLKTNLLHKLVQKICPTICS, encoded by the coding sequence ATGCTTCAGCCAATCTCAACCTGCTGTCTTAAACATCGAGAGAAAATTTGTGTGGAGGAATTTCAGCAAGAAGCTTTGCAACATATTGAAGATTGCTTAGATAAACTTTTACCTGAAACCCATACCTCTTACCAACAGCTTTTTGATGCGGCTCGCTATTCTTTATTAGGAGGCGGTAAACGTATTCGCCCGCTTTTAACCTTAGCTGTTACGCAAGCATTGACAGGCACTTTTATTTCAGCGATTCAACCTGCGTGTGCATTAGAGCTTATTCATACTTACTCTTTGATCCACGATGACCTACCTTCGATGGATAACGATGATTTTAGAAGAGGCAAGCCTTCCTTACACAAAGTTTTCCCTGAAGGACATGCGATTTTAACCGGAGATTTTTTGCTTACTTATGCTTTTGAAGTGGTATGTTCTTCGTCCCATTTGACAGCTTCTCAAATCGTTGAACTGGTTTCACTGCTAGCTAAAAGTGCGGGTGGACATGGGATGATCGCAGGACAAATCATGGATATCTCTGCTGTTAATCAAACACTAACATTAGCAAACCTTCAAAAGATCCATCAAACAAAAACAGGTGCTTTAATTACGTGTGCCATTGAATTTGGGGCCATTCTTTCGAATTGTTCGCTAACTGAACGCCATCTTTTACAACAATTTGGAAATGAAGTAGGACTTGCCTTTCAAATTCTTGATGACATTTTAGACATCACTTCGAGCCATGCCAAACACGGAGGCTCGGTCGCTTCTGATCTTAAAAATAATAAAACCACCTATGCTACCCTTTTAGGAGTTGAGAAAGCACAACTACTGGCTAGCGAGCATGTTAAAAGCGCCCTGGCCAAACTTGAAAAGTTGCCTTTAAAAACAAATTTATTGCATAAGCTTGTCCAAAAAATTTGCCCAACCATTTGCTCATAA